From Oreochromis niloticus isolate F11D_XX linkage group LG14, O_niloticus_UMD_NMBU, whole genome shotgun sequence, one genomic window encodes:
- the LOC112842098 gene encoding uncharacterized protein LOC112842098: MLIFYCISCFLNTPCYFFLDSEISLFDSSLLDNLDQIDISDLDNYVFSSSPSSSPSSSPPPVLERATGKNIRLSTRERQALLSARACPASSTSAGASAPPRPGGKNLHLTARQRQQLLAAHAPSAGFGVSAPPRASGKNLHLTAGDRQQLFAADAPSAGVGLGASLPSPGPRHPQPLPRRSNLGHLRRRRRRTIRPKSTRQRRRQRNQLASIALRAVSLFAELVQLIL; this comes from the exons ATGcttatattttactgtatttcctgttttttaaatactccttgttatttctttttagaCTCTGAAATAAGCCTGTTTGATTCTTCGCTTTTGGATAATCTCGATCAAATCG ACATATCGGATTTGGACAACTATGTTTTTTCGAGTTCACCTAGTTCTTCGCCCAGTTCTTCACCACCACCGGTTTTAGAGCGAGCTACAGGCAAGAACATCCGTCTCTCGACCCGCGAGAGGCAGGCCCTACTTTCTGCAAGGGCTTGCCCGGCTTCATCCACCTCTGCCGGCGCTTCAGCTCCACCGCGCCCCGGGGGGAAAAACCTCCATCTAACCGCCCGGCAGAGGCAACAACTGCTCGCGGCACACGCTCCCAGTGCCGGCTTCGGCGTTTCAGCTCCCCCGCGTGCCTCGGGAAAAAACCTACATCTAACCGCCGGGGATAGGCAACAACTGTTCGCGGCAGACGCTCCCAGTGCCGGTGTCGGTCTTGGAGCTTCTCTTCCTTCACCGGGGCCAAGACATCCACAGCCCCTGCCTCGGAGATCCAATCTAG GGCATCTCAGAAGGAGGCGTAGGAGGACCATTAGGCCAAAGAGCACAAGGCAAAGACGCAGACAACGAAACCAGCTTGCGTCCATCGCTCTTCGAGCTGTATCTCTGTTCGCTGAATTAGTGCAACTCATCTTATAa